The Opisthocomus hoazin isolate bOpiHoa1 chromosome 18, bOpiHoa1.hap1, whole genome shotgun sequence region GCTGGgaattttttcctgtcttttaaaattcaaaataatatCCTGTACTTCAGCTGAATTGAAGTAATTATTTCTTGTAATTTATATACCACTCCTTTTAGTATGTCCCCAACTGACATTTGCCTCTTGTGCAACGGCATTGAGTTGCTGATTGATTCTCAGATTTATCAGCTATAACTTTACTCAAATTATACTCTTAAGTTTACCATCTTGCTGAACTGGGTCACATCTGCAGATTGCAGAAATCTCCTCCTAGGCTGAGAAATACACAGCCTGCTTTGGAGATAATTTCTAGGAGGCACATTAATACCATTCAACTGAAACATGCATGCAGCACAGTGAATCAGGCTTTAGTAGTACAGAGAATTGTAAGTATCAGTAAGTAGTGCTTATTCAATAAGTACACACCAGGATCGTACAGGTCAGGAAAACTGAGTAAGATGGTAATCACAACTGAGTTCTGGTGGCATCCCAGACTAATTGCATTTCCCTTTTGGGATTTTCTGTGGCATACTCCGGCAATTGTGGGAGGAGAGTTCTCCGTTATTGTAGAAAGCCATTAGTCATTCATAGAATGAAGTGACAGCTCCATTAGCAAAAgataaaggaaggaagaaagcataGCCTTGTGGCTGAGAAACTGGCTTGGGACCCAGGAGATCAATTTTTAACTGTGCCACAAACTACCTGTGTGACTGTCGCAAGGTATATAGGGCTTGGTGTAACCGGCCACTAAAGCCGTGCTTAACTTTAAACATGTAACTCATTCCTCTGTCTTCAGCAGATCTGCCTGCTGTGTGGTTTATTTAAGTAGTAGTTGGTTTTGTACACTACCTAAAGCAATGAGGCTGTGACCACATGTACAATGTAAGTGAAAATGAATAAGAGTCATCTTGCATGCATGATCGACTTCAGGGAGAAGTATATTCTTGCTTATTAAGCTTTTCCCTTATTGTTTCATGAATACTGTTCATATTTCCCTTGTCTTCCCCTCACCTGCAAATGGACTAGTGCTAGCATTTGAGGAGTGTTTTTGTGGGCAGGTGGCAGAAGACAAGCATCcaaataaaatgcagctttcatTCTCTTTGTTATTGGATATGTAGGTCAAGGGCGTGTTCAAAAAACCTGCATGCGGTAGGCTGTCATTTTTTGATAATGGGCAGTGGATACCAGAAAGCATGATGCAAATAATTGCTCTTTTTCCCCCTGCTTGTAGTAACCAGTCTTCTTGAGAGCGTTAGAGGAGAAGGGTGCACTCACGATGGCTGCCGAGTTGGATTTCTCCCCACCTGAGATCCCTGAGCCCACATTCCTGGAGAATGTGCTACGCTACGGACTCTTCTTTGGAGCCATTTTCCAGCTAATCTGTGTGCTAGCCATAATCCTGCCAGTTTCAAAGTCCCATAAGACAGTAAGTAGTGCTCTTTAATATCGATATAGACGGGCAGAGTCAGAGAAAATAGGATGGGAGGGAGCTTTGAGTAGCTAATGGAGACACAGTGGTCTGCCCCTGGGATTGATGACAGTTTCATTgttcattctctttccttccttctgactTTCCAGCTTTTGTTTTGTGATTTACCTCCAGATTAGAAAGTCAGGAATGAATACCTGAGCCAGGGTCTCTCTGAATATCTGTCAAAAAAGTGACCAGCATCACTGGCAAGGTGTGCTAAATGTACGTGCTGTTCCTGACTGCACACGAGAAGGCTTTAGTCCCAACCCCGTGTTGCCATCCTGCTGCTGATTTGCTGTGTTGACTGCCAGGCAAGGCGTCCCCtttgcaggacctgcctttcaggAAACTAGCCTTGGCTCTGGTTTGTGTGCGATTTTTTGGAAACAAGGTACAGGTGAAATTGTAGTATATTCTAACAGGAGGAAGGCAGTTTTCAGTACTGACACCTAGTCCTGTGCCAGCAAGTGGAGGGTCCTTTGATGCATTAGTACAGGAGCAGGTTGAAGTGAAAGGCAGAGGTGAGCTACAGGACTTGGATTCCTCTAGGCTGGGCCACAGTGGGATGACCCGGGTCTGCCTGGCTTTTCTGATAAAAGAGCTCCACCTGCTTGGTCATGCCAGTGATGCTGAGGACAGATATTTCAGTGTTGGTGATCAGGCTGTGGGTCTGGTGGTTTGATACAGATTTTGTCTATGGTTATTTTCAGTAACAACTCGGCGTGGGAAGCTTTGTTTTCAGGCTATCTTTATTGCCACGTTTGCTCCCTCTTGTGCAGAGGAAGCATGGAAATTTTCAgcctgcctggggaagggaatGCCTGAGGGTGGGGTACAGTGTGAAGGATACGGTTCATGACCCAGCTCTTTCACCTTTAACTGTCAGCGTGATGTGAGGTTGCGCTGATGTACTGGATTAGCGGCGCTGCCCCGGCATGGGTGCTCCCTCCTGCTCGTCCTGCCGCAGGAGCTGCAGCTTCCAGCAGGGAGATGAAGCAGGCGGCTGCTGGTCACGATGCAGTGGCACTGCAAGTCTTGCACCGTTATTCTGCAGCCACCAGCGCCCATCTGCCACAGTCCATGGTTTCCCCTGATAAATTTTTGAGAAATACTGAGTAGCCTGATTCTTGAAAGCTGAAAAGAGTGAGAGCTTTAGTTTGAAGTGGGAAACTGAAGACCAGGCACCCAATTAAAACAATAAAGCTCAAGGACCTGTTACTGTTTAAGCTTGCAAGCATGCTTTGGTGTTTGCATGctctactttttattttctccatatGTGTACTGTCCTCTTGATTTACTGTCCATATGACTAATTTACAAGACTGTAAACGCTAGAGGCTACCCCTCCAGATCTTGGGAATGATGTTTGAGTCTGGGTAGGATACTGAGGAGCTTCTCTGTCTTGGAGGTTTCAGGCTTTGAAGTCTACCTTGGTTTGAACATTAGAAGGCAGCAGTGTTCACTTTACGGCGGCAGCACGCTGCATCCCTGAGCAATAACTGCCTGTTGCTCCATTTCTCCAGAGCCTGCCAGCTCCCCATGCGCCGATTGCAGCCTTTGGAGCGCCAGCCAGGCCTCCTTCCTTGGAAAGCCACACAAATGTAACTGTGTAATAGCCCAGTAACTGGAGAGACGGTTGAACCAAGCTCTTTGATGAAAAGGATACTGTCAGATGCTCGCCTCCCCCTCCATTATCTGGAGCGCTGTCTTGGAAGCTTGAAACTAGCACGTCTTGCTCAGCCGTTTTTGTGTGTCCTTTTCCAGTTGGCACGCTCTGACTGATAGAAACCAAGACGCTAAAGCAATATTTATACCCAAATGCATTTAATGAAAGGAGGCAATCTGCATGTGTGCGCTTTCTCAGATGAGACTGGCGCTGTTCCCTTGTGTTTTTACAAGATAACTAGACTTTATTTCCCATGGCTGAAATCTTATCTGTCATCTCCCCTGAAGGAACCAAGCAGTGTATCTAAGCATTGCTTGTTAGTCCAGGTGAAGAAAGCTTTGCCTGCAATTCCCTCCCTGGATTCTGGGCTTGCTTTAGAGGCTCTGAACTTTAGATTCTTACTACTGTTTAGGGGAATATTTTTTGTCTCGCACATGATAATGATTAACATTTGACAAAAATACCtactgaatgtttccatgcaCACTAGTGATTATATGGTATCTTCTCCTTTTCCTAATATGAATAGTTTTCATTAAGTGTTGATTTTCTCCTTGCCTTTAAagctcattttgtttttcttctccaaagcCTGTTTTAGACACTTAAGCTTTTAACAGCTTCTCTGGTAACAAGCTGTTTCTGTGCATAAACTCACACTCATCATAAAGCACATGCGGAAGAAGCAGAGATGGTGCTGCTCGAGTCTCATTAAATGTGAACTCAGTTTGACATAGCTGTGTTCCAACAGAGATACCCAGCACTTGTTTCCTTTTGCTTATACTCAGATTCTCAGAGTGAGCTGTCAGCAAATTGTGAAGGATAAACAAAAGTTACTGACCGTTTCTTAATTGATTCTTGTAGGACTCGGACAGTTTTGAGCCTAAGAGTTCAGAGACAGTGAAGAAGCCAAAGGCAACTGCTCCACAGATAAGCAAGAAACCCAAGAAGGAAACCAAAAAGAAACGATAAAGGCATGACCAATGAGCCTCAAAAGACAATATAATCACCTGTAATCA contains the following coding sequences:
- the MANBAL gene encoding protein MANBAL, yielding MAAELDFSPPEIPEPTFLENVLRYGLFFGAIFQLICVLAIILPVSKSHKTDSDSFEPKSSETVKKPKATAPQISKKPKKETKKKR